A genome region from Nocardioides cynanchi includes the following:
- a CDS encoding MBL fold metallo-hydrolase yields MTQQADYTGEVSPGGAPDRRTAGALEITKLAVDPEMHNNCYLLRCTDTGDQVLIDAADEAHRLLELIGDGGLTAVVTTHQHWDHHRALAEVVAGTGATVIAGTPDADAITEQTGVTVDQRVGADDRIQVGTCSLVVIPVAGHTPGSICLLYDDGSGRPHLWTGDCLFPGGVGNTQGDAERFTQLIGDVSTRIFDALPDETWFYPGHGNDSTLGVERPHVEEWRERGW; encoded by the coding sequence ATGACCCAGCAGGCTGACTACACCGGCGAGGTGTCCCCCGGCGGCGCCCCGGACCGTCGTACGGCGGGGGCCCTCGAGATCACCAAGCTCGCGGTCGACCCGGAGATGCACAACAACTGCTACCTCCTGCGCTGCACCGACACCGGCGACCAGGTGCTGATCGACGCGGCCGACGAGGCCCACCGGCTGCTGGAGCTGATCGGGGACGGTGGGCTCACCGCGGTGGTCACGACCCACCAGCACTGGGACCACCACCGCGCCCTCGCCGAGGTCGTGGCCGGCACCGGCGCGACCGTCATCGCCGGCACGCCCGACGCCGACGCGATCACCGAGCAGACCGGGGTGACCGTCGACCAGCGGGTCGGCGCCGACGACCGGATCCAGGTGGGCACCTGCTCACTCGTCGTGATCCCGGTCGCAGGCCACACCCCCGGCTCGATCTGCCTGTTGTACGACGACGGGTCGGGCCGGCCGCACCTCTGGACCGGGGACTGTCTGTTCCCCGGTGGTGTCGGAAACACGCAGGGCGACGCCGAGCGCTTCACCCAGCTGATCGGTGACGTCTCGACCCGGATCTTCGACGCGCTCCCCGACGAGACGTGGTTCTACCCCGGCCACGGCAACGACTCGACGCTCGGCGTCGAGCGCCCCCATGTCGAGGAGTGGCGCGAGCGCGGCTGGTAG
- the rapZ gene encoding RNase adapter RapZ, with protein MTDTPTGPWVERSRDHAGEVVIVTGMTGAGRSTAAKELEDLGYYVVDNLPPSLLREVVQLVDESRGHDQPIAVVVDVRSGSFFDSLQSNLAHHAVGRRTTLLFLDATDDVLVRRQEAARRPHPLQGSGRLIEGLRRERSVLADLRADADLVIDTSDLNVHQLTDRIADSFGTPDQMRLQVTMISFGFKYGIPIDADFVADMRFLPNPFWVPELRGKTGRSQDVSDFVLGQMGAREFVDSYVELLTGVAGGYLTEGKRFMSVAIGCTGGKHRSVAMTEEIAGRLRELGHSVGVVHRDLGRE; from the coding sequence ATGACCGACACGCCCACCGGGCCCTGGGTCGAGCGGAGCCGGGACCACGCCGGCGAGGTCGTGATCGTGACCGGGATGACCGGAGCCGGTCGCAGCACCGCGGCCAAGGAGCTCGAGGACCTCGGCTACTACGTCGTCGACAACCTGCCGCCGTCGCTCCTGCGCGAGGTGGTGCAGCTGGTCGACGAGAGCCGGGGTCACGACCAGCCGATCGCGGTCGTCGTCGACGTCCGCTCCGGCTCGTTCTTCGACTCCCTCCAGTCCAACCTCGCCCACCACGCCGTGGGCCGCCGGACGACCCTGCTCTTCCTCGACGCCACCGACGACGTGCTGGTCCGCCGCCAGGAGGCCGCGCGGCGACCTCACCCCCTCCAGGGGAGCGGGCGGCTGATCGAGGGCCTGCGCCGCGAGCGCTCGGTGCTGGCCGATCTCCGCGCCGACGCCGACCTGGTCATCGACACGTCCGATCTCAACGTGCACCAGCTGACCGACCGGATCGCCGACTCGTTCGGCACGCCCGACCAGATGCGGCTCCAGGTGACGATGATCAGCTTCGGGTTCAAGTACGGCATCCCGATCGACGCCGACTTCGTCGCCGACATGCGCTTCCTGCCGAACCCCTTCTGGGTGCCCGAGCTGCGCGGCAAGACCGGACGGTCCCAGGACGTCAGCGACTTCGTGCTCGGGCAGATGGGCGCCCGCGAGTTCGTCGACAGCTACGTCGAGCTCCTGACGGGGGTCGCCGGTGGCTACCTCACCGAGGGCAAGCGCTTCATGTCGGTGGCGATCGGCTGCACCGGCGGCAAGCACCGCAGCGTGGCGATGACCGAGGAGATCGCCGGCCGGCTCCGCGAGCTCGGGCACAGCGTCGGCGTGGTGCACCGCGACCTCGGGCGGGAGTGA
- the uvrA gene encoding excinuclease ABC subunit UvrA has protein sequence MADQLIIRGAREHNLKDISLDLPRDALIVFTGLSGSGKSSLAFDTIFAEGQRRYVESLSAYARQFLGQMDKPDVDFIEGLSPAVSIDQKSTSKNPRSTVGTITEVYDYLRLLYARAGRAHCPVCGAPIERQTPQQIVDRVLALEERRRFQVLAPVIRGRKGEYVELFRQLQTDGFSRVRVNGEIHTLDDPPKLDKQKKHTIEVVIDRLAVKPSSKRRLTDSVETALRLAAGLVVFDFVDLPAKDPGRELKFSEKMSCPNDHTIDTDELEPRSFSFNSPFGACPECHGLGTRMEVDPDLVVPDPQATLGEGAIQPWSQAHVADYFLRLMGALGEELGFDLNTPWEKLSKKARASLLDGHPTKVHVVTTNRYGRQRAYYAEFEGVRTYVERRHHEAESDTSRERFEGFMREVPCPACHGSRLKPVSLAVTMGGKSIAEVCALPINESAAFLRELELSTREKQIAERVLKEIQERLNFLLDVGLDYLSLDRPSGSLSGGEAQRIRLATQIGAGLVGVLYVLDEPSIGLHQRDNQRLIETLVRLKDLGNTLIVVEHDEETIRTADWVVDIGPGAGEHGGQVVHSGSVKGLLKHRDSLTGMYLSGRREIPVPAVRRPRTKGRELKVVGAVEHNLRDIDVSFPLGLFVSVTGVSGSGKSTLVNDILYTSLAKQIYNARAVPGRHKRINGVDQVDKVIHVDQSPIGRTPRSNPATYTGVFDHIRKLFASTPEAKVRGYLQGRFSFNVKGGRCEACAGDGTIKIEMNFLPDVYVPCEVCHGARYNRETLEVHYKGKTIAEVLDMPIEEAADFFAAVPAIARHMVTLCEVGLGYVRLGQPATTLSGGEAQRVKLSSELQKRSTGRTVYVLDEPTTGLHFEDIRKLLGVLSSLVDKGNTVLVIEHNLDVIKTSDWVIDMGPEGGSRGGMVISEGTPEQVAADTESYTGQFLAPLLTTGRTA, from the coding sequence GTGGCCGACCAGCTCATCATCCGGGGTGCCCGGGAGCACAACCTCAAGGACATCTCGCTCGACCTGCCGCGCGACGCCCTGATCGTGTTCACCGGCCTCTCGGGCTCGGGCAAGTCGAGCCTGGCGTTCGACACCATCTTCGCCGAGGGGCAGCGCCGCTACGTCGAGTCGCTGTCGGCGTACGCGCGCCAGTTCCTCGGCCAGATGGACAAGCCCGACGTCGACTTCATCGAGGGCCTCTCGCCCGCGGTGTCCATCGACCAGAAGTCCACCTCGAAGAACCCCCGCTCCACCGTCGGCACGATCACCGAGGTCTACGACTACCTCCGCCTGCTCTATGCCCGCGCCGGCCGCGCCCACTGCCCGGTCTGCGGCGCCCCGATCGAGCGGCAGACACCCCAGCAGATCGTCGACCGCGTCCTGGCGCTCGAGGAGCGTCGCCGCTTCCAGGTGCTGGCCCCGGTGATCCGTGGCCGCAAGGGGGAGTACGTCGAGCTGTTCCGGCAGCTCCAGACCGACGGCTTCTCGCGGGTGCGGGTCAACGGCGAGATCCACACGCTCGACGACCCCCCGAAGCTCGACAAGCAGAAGAAGCACACGATCGAGGTCGTGATCGACCGGCTGGCGGTCAAGCCGTCGTCGAAGCGCCGGCTGACCGACTCGGTCGAGACCGCCCTGCGGCTCGCCGCCGGGCTGGTGGTCTTCGACTTCGTCGACCTCCCGGCGAAGGACCCCGGTCGCGAGCTGAAGTTCTCCGAGAAGATGTCGTGCCCCAACGACCACACGATCGACACCGACGAGCTCGAGCCCCGGTCGTTCTCCTTCAACTCACCGTTCGGCGCCTGCCCCGAGTGCCACGGTCTGGGCACCCGGATGGAGGTCGACCCCGACCTGGTCGTCCCCGACCCCCAGGCGACCCTGGGCGAGGGCGCGATCCAGCCGTGGAGCCAGGCCCACGTCGCCGACTACTTCCTGCGGCTGATGGGTGCGCTCGGCGAGGAGCTGGGCTTCGACCTCAACACCCCGTGGGAGAAGCTCTCCAAGAAGGCCCGCGCCTCCCTGCTCGACGGCCACCCGACCAAGGTGCACGTCGTCACCACCAACCGCTACGGCCGCCAGCGCGCCTACTACGCCGAGTTCGAGGGCGTCCGCACCTACGTCGAGCGCCGCCACCACGAGGCCGAGTCCGACACCAGCCGGGAGCGCTTCGAGGGCTTCATGCGCGAGGTGCCCTGCCCGGCCTGCCACGGCAGCCGGCTGAAGCCGGTCAGCCTGGCCGTGACCATGGGCGGCAAGTCGATCGCCGAGGTCTGCGCCCTGCCGATCAACGAGAGTGCCGCGTTCCTGCGCGAGCTCGAGCTCTCCACCCGTGAGAAGCAGATCGCCGAGCGGGTGCTCAAGGAGATCCAGGAGCGGCTCAACTTCCTGCTCGACGTCGGGCTCGACTACCTCTCGCTCGACCGTCCCAGCGGCTCGCTGAGCGGCGGCGAGGCGCAGCGGATCCGGCTCGCCACGCAGATCGGTGCCGGCCTGGTCGGGGTCCTCTACGTCCTCGACGAGCCCTCGATCGGTCTCCACCAGCGCGACAACCAGCGCCTGATCGAGACCCTGGTCCGGCTCAAGGACCTCGGCAACACCCTGATCGTGGTCGAGCACGACGAGGAGACCATCCGCACCGCCGACTGGGTGGTCGACATCGGCCCGGGTGCCGGCGAGCACGGCGGCCAGGTTGTCCACTCGGGCTCGGTGAAGGGGCTGCTCAAGCACCGCGACTCCCTGACCGGGATGTACCTCTCGGGGCGCCGCGAGATCCCGGTGCCCGCCGTACGCCGTCCGCGCACCAAGGGCCGCGAGCTCAAGGTGGTCGGCGCGGTCGAGCACAACCTCCGCGACATCGACGTCAGCTTCCCGCTGGGGCTCTTCGTCTCGGTGACCGGCGTGTCCGGCTCGGGCAAGTCCACCCTGGTCAACGACATCCTCTACACCAGCCTGGCCAAGCAGATCTACAACGCCCGGGCCGTGCCCGGCCGGCACAAGCGGATCAACGGCGTCGACCAGGTCGACAAGGTGATCCACGTGGACCAGTCGCCGATCGGGCGCACCCCCCGCAGCAACCCCGCCACCTACACGGGAGTGTTCGACCACATCCGCAAGCTCTTCGCGTCGACGCCCGAGGCCAAGGTGCGCGGCTACCTCCAGGGGCGGTTCTCGTTCAACGTCAAGGGCGGGCGCTGCGAGGCCTGCGCCGGCGACGGCACGATCAAGATCGAGATGAACTTCCTGCCGGACGTCTACGTCCCGTGCGAGGTCTGCCACGGTGCCCGCTACAACCGCGAGACGCTCGAGGTCCACTACAAGGGGAAGACCATCGCCGAGGTGCTCGACATGCCGATCGAGGAGGCCGCGGACTTCTTCGCCGCGGTGCCCGCGATCGCGCGGCACATGGTCACCCTGTGCGAGGTCGGGCTGGGCTACGTCCGGCTCGGCCAGCCCGCGACGACCCTGTCGGGAGGAGAGGCCCAGCGGGTCAAGCTGTCCAGCGAGCTCCAGAAGCGATCGACCGGCCGCACCGTCTACGTCCTCGACGAGCCGACCACCGGGCTGCACTTCGAGGACATCCGCAAGCTCCTCGGGGTGCTCTCGAGCCTGGTCGACAAGGGCAACACCGTGCTGGTGATCGAGCACAACCTCGACGTGATCAAGACCTCCGACTGGGTGATCGACATGGGCCCCGAGGGCGGGTCCCGCGGCGGGATGGTGATCTCCGAAGGCACTCCCGAGCAGGTGGCAGCCGACACCGAGAGCTATACCGGGCAGTTCCTGGCGCCGCTGCTGACCACCGGCCGAACCGCCTGA
- a CDS encoding Rieske (2Fe-2S) protein, with the protein MTDPALTRRRALAGAAVGGLSLPLLAACGGSSKPAAQPGGQQGGQSGGKTPSGSSSTLLTTASAVPVGGGVILGQQNVVVTQPTQGQFEGFGATCTHAGCILASVSAGTINCGCHGSQFSIKDGSNVAGPLGSPPGSVPALPRVAVKLQGKDIVAG; encoded by the coding sequence GTGACCGACCCAGCACTGACCCGACGCCGCGCCCTCGCGGGAGCCGCCGTGGGTGGCCTGAGCCTGCCGCTGTTGGCTGCCTGCGGCGGCTCGAGCAAGCCCGCTGCCCAGCCGGGCGGGCAGCAGGGTGGCCAGTCGGGCGGCAAGACTCCTTCGGGGTCCTCCAGCACCCTCCTGACGACCGCCTCGGCGGTGCCCGTGGGCGGCGGGGTGATCCTCGGCCAGCAGAACGTCGTGGTGACCCAGCCGACCCAGGGTCAGTTCGAGGGGTTCGGTGCCACCTGCACCCACGCGGGCTGCATCCTCGCGTCGGTGTCGGCGGGCACCATCAACTGCGGCTGCCACGGCAGCCAGTTCTCGATCAAGGACGGCAGCAACGTCGCGGGCCCGCTGGGCAGCCCGCCGGGCTCGGTGCCGGCCCTGCCGAGGGTCGCGGTCAAGCTCCAGGGCAAGGACATCGTCGCCGGCTGA
- the uvrC gene encoding excinuclease ABC subunit UvrC: protein MTNPASYRPKAGEIPTQPGVYRFRDARGRVIYVGKAKNLRARLSSYFQDVGNLHARTAAMVTTGASVEWTTVNTEVEALQLEYSWIKEFDPRFNVKYRDDKSYPWLAVTVGEEYPRVMVGRGAKKKGTRYFGPYSHAWAIRETVDQLLRVFPMRSCSNGVFKRSGQIGRPCLLGYIDKCSAPCVDNISADDHRDIVDDFCDFMAGNTNTFVKRIRSEMYAASEALDFEKAARLRDDLGAIQKALEKQAVVLADGTDADVIALAEDPLEVAVQIFYVRGGRIRGQRGWVADRVEEGGTAELVEDFLLQLYAGGEDDDAVPREILVPTLPPEPETFEELLSERRGSRVRIRVPQRGDKKTLQETVARNAGQALMLHKTKRGTDLTARNQALEEIQKALGLDEAPLRIECYDISNLQGTEVVASMVVFEDGLARKSEYRRFVIKSVQGQNDVASMHEVITRRFRRLLDEQARSTEIATESGPMLVDPETGRPRKFAYAPGLVVVDGGPPQVAAAQAALRELGVVDIPVCGLAKRLEEVWLPDQEDPVIMARSSEGLYLLQRVRDEAHRFAITHHRSRRSKTMVESVLDDVPGLGEVRRKTLVKHFGSLKKLRLAELDEIAQVPGIGPRTASAIKDAVSAASGHTGAQTVNTATGELLEDS, encoded by the coding sequence GTGACCAACCCCGCGTCGTACCGTCCCAAGGCGGGGGAGATCCCGACCCAGCCGGGGGTCTACCGGTTCCGCGACGCGCGTGGCCGGGTGATCTACGTCGGCAAGGCGAAGAACCTGCGGGCCCGGCTGTCGTCGTACTTCCAGGACGTCGGCAACCTGCACGCCCGCACGGCGGCGATGGTGACCACCGGCGCGAGCGTCGAGTGGACGACGGTCAACACCGAGGTCGAGGCCCTCCAGCTGGAATACAGCTGGATCAAGGAGTTCGACCCGCGCTTCAACGTGAAGTACCGCGACGACAAGTCCTACCCCTGGCTGGCGGTCACCGTCGGCGAGGAGTACCCCCGGGTGATGGTCGGGCGCGGCGCCAAGAAGAAGGGCACCCGCTACTTCGGGCCCTACAGCCACGCCTGGGCGATCCGCGAGACCGTCGACCAGCTGCTCCGGGTCTTCCCGATGCGCTCGTGCTCCAACGGCGTGTTCAAGCGGTCCGGCCAGATCGGGCGACCGTGCCTGCTCGGCTACATCGACAAGTGCTCCGCGCCGTGCGTCGACAACATCAGCGCCGACGACCACCGCGACATCGTCGACGACTTCTGCGACTTCATGGCCGGCAACACCAACACCTTCGTCAAGCGGATCCGCTCCGAGATGTACGCCGCGTCCGAGGCGCTCGACTTCGAGAAGGCGGCCCGGCTCCGCGACGACCTCGGTGCGATCCAGAAGGCGCTGGAGAAGCAGGCGGTGGTGCTCGCCGACGGCACCGACGCGGACGTGATCGCCCTCGCCGAGGACCCCCTCGAGGTCGCGGTGCAGATCTTCTACGTGCGCGGCGGCCGGATCCGCGGCCAGCGCGGGTGGGTGGCCGACCGGGTCGAGGAGGGCGGCACCGCCGAGCTGGTCGAGGACTTCCTGCTCCAGCTGTACGCCGGCGGCGAGGACGACGACGCCGTCCCCCGCGAGATCCTGGTGCCGACCCTGCCGCCGGAGCCGGAGACCTTCGAGGAGCTGCTCTCCGAGCGTCGCGGCAGCCGGGTCCGGATCCGGGTGCCGCAGCGCGGTGACAAGAAGACGCTGCAGGAGACCGTCGCCCGCAACGCCGGCCAGGCGCTGATGCTGCACAAGACCAAGCGCGGCACCGACCTGACCGCCCGCAACCAGGCGCTGGAGGAGATCCAGAAGGCCCTCGGCCTCGACGAGGCGCCGCTGCGCATCGAGTGCTACGACATCTCCAACCTCCAGGGCACCGAGGTGGTGGCCAGCATGGTCGTCTTCGAGGACGGCCTGGCCCGCAAGAGCGAGTACCGCCGCTTCGTGATCAAGAGCGTCCAGGGCCAGAACGACGTCGCGTCGATGCACGAGGTGATCACCCGGCGCTTCCGGCGGCTGCTCGACGAGCAGGCCAGGTCGACCGAGATCGCCACCGAGTCCGGCCCGATGCTGGTGGACCCGGAGACGGGTCGGCCACGCAAGTTCGCCTACGCGCCGGGCCTCGTGGTCGTCGACGGCGGCCCGCCCCAGGTCGCGGCGGCGCAGGCCGCCCTGCGCGAGCTCGGAGTCGTCGACATCCCGGTCTGCGGCCTGGCCAAGCGGCTCGAGGAGGTCTGGCTGCCGGACCAGGAGGATCCCGTGATCATGGCCCGCTCGTCGGAGGGCCTCTACCTCCTCCAGCGGGTGCGCGACGAGGCTCACCGCTTCGCGATCACCCACCACCGCTCACGGCGCTCCAAGACGATGGTCGAGAGCGTCCTCGACGACGTCCCCGGTCTCGGCGAGGTGCGCCGCAAGACCCTGGTCAAGCACTTCGGCTCCCTGAAGAAGCTGCGGCTGGCCGAGCTCGACGAGATCGCGCAGGTGCCGGGGATCGGGCCGCGGACGGCTTCGGCGATCAAGGATGCGGTCAGCGCTGCCAGCGGTCACACTGGCGCGCAGACGGTGAACACCGCCACCGGCGAGCTCCTGGAGGACTCATGA
- the whiA gene encoding DNA-binding protein WhiA — protein sequence MAMTAQVKAEIANTHITKTCCRKSEVSTMLRFAGGLHIVSGKIVVEAELDTGAAARRLRKDISEVFGHQSDVAMVQGNGIRKGSRYLVRVTKDGEALARQTGLLDARGRPVRGLPPAVVSGGACDAVAAWRGAFLAHGSLTEPGRSSSLEVTCPGPEAALALVGVARRLSIPAKAREVRGVDRVVIRDGDAISQLLTRLGAHEALMAWEERRMRREVRATANRLANFDDANLRRSARAAVAAGARVDRALEILGDEVPDHLKMAGGLRLEHKQASLEELGQLHEPVLTKDAIAGRIRRLLAMADKRAEELGIPDTEASLTPEMLADED from the coding sequence ATGGCGATGACGGCTCAGGTGAAGGCGGAGATCGCCAACACCCACATCACCAAGACCTGCTGCCGCAAGTCCGAGGTGTCGACGATGTTGCGCTTCGCCGGCGGCCTCCACATCGTCAGCGGCAAGATCGTCGTCGAGGCCGAGCTGGACACCGGCGCTGCCGCCCGTCGGCTCCGCAAGGACATCTCGGAGGTCTTCGGCCACCAGAGCGACGTCGCGATGGTGCAGGGCAACGGCATCCGTAAGGGCAGCCGCTACCTGGTCCGGGTGACCAAGGACGGCGAGGCGCTGGCCCGGCAGACCGGTCTGCTGGACGCCCGCGGCCGTCCGGTGCGCGGCCTGCCGCCGGCGGTGGTCTCGGGCGGAGCCTGCGACGCGGTTGCCGCTTGGCGCGGTGCCTTCCTGGCTCACGGCTCGCTGACCGAGCCGGGCCGCTCGTCCTCCCTCGAGGTGACCTGCCCCGGCCCCGAGGCGGCGCTGGCTCTCGTCGGTGTCGCCCGCCGGCTGAGCATCCCCGCGAAGGCCCGTGAGGTGCGCGGGGTCGACCGGGTCGTCATCCGGGACGGCGACGCGATCTCCCAGCTGCTGACCCGGCTCGGCGCCCACGAGGCCCTGATGGCCTGGGAGGAGCGCCGGATGCGGCGCGAGGTGCGGGCCACCGCCAACCGCCTGGCCAACTTCGACGACGCCAACCTGCGCCGCTCGGCCCGGGCCGCGGTCGCGGCCGGCGCCCGCGTGGACCGAGCCCTGGAGATCCTCGGCGACGAGGTGCCCGACCACCTCAAGATGGCCGGCGGCCTGCGGCTGGAGCACAAGCAGGCCTCGCTCGAGGAGCTCGGCCAGCTTCATGAGCCGGTCCTGACCAAGGACGCCATCGCCGGCCGGATCCGTCGCCTCCTCGCGATGGCGGACAAGCGCGCCGAGGAGCTCGGCATCCCCGACACCGAGGCGTCGCTGACCCCCGAGATGCTGGCCGACGAGGACTGA
- a CDS encoding maleylpyruvate isomerase family mycothiol-dependent enzyme codes for MTSAPDHSAQHSAQRVAELLGEAAQRLTRTVDGLGDEDWSAPSLLPGWTRAHVVAHLALNAEGMARALRGVVADESDADEARTMYDSDEQRDSDISDLATADASELRDRLLAGTSAINDAITAVPPTGWQGRIERTPGGRTMQTASLPGMRLREVEIHHVDLGAGYTTADWSPEFAELLLDAMSRRDATTAFEVKPLDSDRTWLFGDAEPDAEHPVPVVTGPAADLGWWLTGRPAPETVSCSHGELPEIGAW; via the coding sequence ATGACCTCGGCTCCCGACCACTCGGCGCAGCACTCGGCCCAGCGGGTGGCCGAACTCCTGGGCGAGGCCGCGCAGCGGCTGACGCGCACCGTCGACGGCCTCGGCGACGAGGACTGGTCGGCCCCGTCGCTGCTCCCCGGCTGGACACGCGCGCACGTCGTCGCACACCTCGCCCTCAACGCCGAGGGCATGGCCCGGGCCCTGCGCGGGGTGGTCGCCGACGAGTCCGACGCCGACGAGGCGCGCACCATGTACGACTCCGACGAGCAGCGCGACTCCGACATCTCCGACCTTGCCACCGCCGACGCGAGTGAGCTCCGTGACCGGCTGCTGGCCGGCACCAGCGCGATCAACGACGCGATCACCGCGGTGCCCCCGACCGGCTGGCAGGGGCGGATCGAGCGCACGCCGGGCGGACGCACCATGCAGACCGCCAGCCTGCCGGGCATGCGGCTCCGCGAGGTGGAGATCCACCATGTCGACCTGGGAGCTGGCTACACCACCGCCGACTGGTCGCCCGAGTTCGCCGAGCTGCTCCTCGACGCGATGTCCAGGCGCGACGCCACCACGGCCTTCGAGGTCAAGCCGCTCGACTCCGACCGCACCTGGCTGTTCGGCGACGCGGAGCCGGACGCGGAGCACCCGGTCCCGGTCGTGACCGGCCCAGCGGCCGACCTGGGCTGGTGGCTGACCGGCCGCCCCGCCCCCGAGACTGTGTCCTGCTCGCACGGCGAGCTTCCCGAGATCGGAGCGTGGTGA
- a CDS encoding gluconeogenesis factor YvcK family protein yields MTALGGGHGLFASLSALRRLPVDLTAVVTVADDGGSSGRLRSEFGVLPPGDLRMALAALCGDDEWGETWARVLQHRFAGTGEMNGHVVGNLLIVSLWEQLGDHVQALDWVGRLLGARGRVLPMALTPLDISAEVRGVDHDRPDALTTVRGQVAVATSEGSIESISLIPPDLRPCPEAVAAVRAADAVVLGPGSWFTSVLPHLVVPDLREALLESEGHLVVVLNLEAQDGETDGYAAADHLAALLDHAPDLPIGSVLVDHREAGDLSDLERLVKGCGARLVVDDVATGDGSPRHDPAKLAGAYARLLDV; encoded by the coding sequence GTGACCGCACTCGGAGGCGGCCACGGGCTCTTCGCGTCCCTGTCCGCGCTCCGCCGGCTGCCGGTCGACCTGACCGCCGTGGTGACCGTCGCCGACGACGGTGGCTCCTCCGGGCGGCTTCGCTCGGAGTTCGGGGTGCTGCCCCCGGGCGACCTGCGGATGGCTCTTGCCGCCCTCTGCGGTGACGACGAGTGGGGCGAGACCTGGGCCAGGGTGCTCCAGCACCGGTTCGCGGGCACCGGCGAGATGAACGGCCACGTGGTCGGCAACCTCCTGATCGTGAGCCTGTGGGAGCAGCTGGGCGACCATGTGCAGGCGCTCGACTGGGTCGGCCGGCTGCTCGGTGCCCGTGGGCGGGTCCTGCCGATGGCGCTGACCCCGCTCGACATCAGCGCCGAGGTCCGGGGTGTGGACCACGACCGTCCCGACGCCCTGACCACGGTGCGTGGCCAGGTCGCCGTCGCCACCTCGGAGGGCTCGATCGAGTCGATCTCGCTGATCCCGCCCGACCTGCGTCCCTGCCCGGAGGCCGTCGCCGCCGTGCGGGCCGCCGACGCGGTCGTGCTCGGCCCGGGCTCGTGGTTCACCTCGGTGCTGCCCCACCTGGTCGTGCCCGATCTGCGCGAGGCGCTTCTGGAGAGCGAGGGCCACCTCGTCGTGGTGCTCAACCTGGAGGCCCAGGACGGCGAGACCGACGGGTACGCCGCCGCCGACCATCTCGCCGCACTCCTCGACCACGCGCCCGACCTGCCCATCGGCAGCGTGCTGGTCGACCATCGTGAGGCCGGTGACCTCTCCGACCTGGAGCGGCTCGTGAAGGGCTGCGGAGCCCGGCTCGTGGTCGACGACGTGGCGACGGGGGACGGGTCCCCGCGCCACGACCCCGCGAAGCTGGCCGGTGCCTACGCCCGCCTGCTGGACGTGTGA
- the gap gene encoding type I glyceraldehyde-3-phosphate dehydrogenase has product MTVRVGINGFGRIGRNFLRAVAASGADVEIVGVNDLAPNDVLAHFLRYDSILGRFPGVIESDETTLTVDGKKIRASAERDPAALAWGDIGADIVIESTGLFTKAADAHKHIEAGAKKVIISAPASDEDITIVMGINDGDYDPASHHVISNASCTTNCLGPMAKVLLDNWGIDKGFMTTVHAYTTEQQLLDQISLNRKGQINLRRARGGATSIIPTTTGAAKAISLVLPELKGKLDGYALRVPVPTGSVTDLTVTLGAEVTKDEVNAAFKAASESGPLSPYLEYTEDEIVSADIVTWPASCTIDAGLTLANGNQVKVVGWYDNEWGYSNRLIDLSALVGASL; this is encoded by the coding sequence GTGACCGTTCGGGTAGGCATCAACGGGTTCGGCCGGATCGGCCGCAACTTCCTCCGCGCCGTGGCGGCGTCCGGCGCAGACGTCGAGATCGTGGGCGTCAACGACCTCGCCCCCAACGACGTCCTGGCCCACTTCCTGCGCTACGACTCGATCCTGGGTCGTTTCCCGGGCGTCATCGAGTCCGACGAGACCACGCTGACCGTCGACGGCAAGAAGATCCGGGCCAGCGCCGAGCGAGACCCGGCCGCCCTGGCGTGGGGCGACATCGGCGCCGACATCGTGATCGAGTCGACCGGGCTGTTCACCAAGGCCGCGGACGCCCACAAGCACATCGAGGCCGGTGCCAAGAAGGTCATCATCTCCGCGCCCGCCAGCGACGAGGACATCACGATCGTGATGGGCATCAACGACGGCGACTACGACCCGGCCAGCCACCACGTCATCTCCAACGCGAGCTGCACGACCAACTGCCTCGGCCCGATGGCCAAGGTGCTGCTCGACAACTGGGGCATCGACAAGGGGTTCATGACCACGGTCCACGCCTACACCACCGAGCAGCAGCTGCTCGACCAGATCTCGCTGAACCGCAAGGGTCAGATCAACCTGCGTCGGGCCCGCGGCGGCGCCACGAGCATCATCCCGACCACGACCGGCGCGGCGAAGGCGATCTCCCTGGTGCTGCCCGAGCTCAAGGGCAAGCTGGACGGCTACGCGCTGCGGGTGCCGGTCCCGACCGGCTCGGTGACCGACCTGACCGTGACCCTGGGTGCCGAGGTGACCAAGGACGAGGTGAACGCCGCGTTCAAGGCGGCCTCCGAGTCGGGCCCGCTCTCGCCGTACCTCGAGTACACCGAGGACGAGATCGTCAGTGCCGACATCGTCACCTGGCCGGCCTCCTGCACGATCGACGCCGGGCTCACGCTGGCCAACGGCAACCAGGTCAAGGTCGTCGGCTGGTACGACAACGAGTGGGGCTACTCCAACCGCCTGATCGACCTGTCGGCCCTCGTCGGCGCGTCCCTCTGA